In Drosophila santomea strain STO CAGO 1482 chromosome 3L, Prin_Dsan_1.1, whole genome shotgun sequence, a single window of DNA contains:
- the LOC120447748 gene encoding uncharacterized protein LOC120447748, whose translation MLAFHNEHIASCAFLTYFSPESSATPATSPTTGAQATLQLHNDKQSIAGVAYPCGALNVRRLRWQQNPQSFGYPYPRLQLQRHQQQQPLPNQPSSSGRLSLGSRHSLRDFCKTQAIC comes from the exons GTTGCGCTTTTCTGACTTATTTCAGTCCGGAGAGCTCCGCCACGCCCGCCACGTCGCCCACGACAGGAGCACAGGCAACGCTCCAGCTCCACAATGACAAGCAGTCGATAGCAGGG GTTGCCTATCCATGTGGCGCCCTAAACGTGCGGCGCTTGCGCTGGCAGCAAAATCCACAATCCTTTGGATACCCTTATCCTCGTCTGCAGCTGCAAcgccaccagcaacagcaaccgctACCAAATCAGCCATCCAGTTCCGGCCGCCTCAGTTTGGGCAGCCGCCACAGTTTGCGCGATTTCTGCAAAACGCAGGCAATTTGCTAA